From a single Microbacterium terrisoli genomic region:
- the catA gene encoding type A chloramphenicol O-acetyltransferase, whose amino-acid sequence MHPATPIDLTTWPRREHFAHYRRAVPCSYSMTVQLDATAFADFLSRSARKTYIAQIWAIASIVNRHDEFRMCLTESGAPAIWPVVHPAFTVFNPQRETFSCVWAEYNADFGAFHEAAAALLAEHSSAAEFFPQGELPANAFDVSSLPWASFTGFTLDIRDAWDHLAPIFTLGRYVRRGDQVELPLAVQIHHAAADGFHTARLVSELQELLAHPHWIDQ is encoded by the coding sequence CCCCGACGTGAGCACTTCGCGCACTATCGCCGTGCCGTGCCCTGCAGCTATTCGATGACAGTGCAGCTGGATGCCACTGCCTTCGCCGACTTCCTGTCGCGATCGGCGCGCAAGACGTATATCGCACAGATCTGGGCCATCGCGTCGATCGTCAATCGGCACGACGAATTCCGGATGTGTCTCACAGAATCGGGCGCTCCGGCGATCTGGCCGGTGGTGCACCCCGCGTTCACGGTGTTCAACCCGCAGCGCGAGACATTCTCGTGCGTGTGGGCGGAATACAACGCGGACTTCGGCGCTTTCCACGAGGCGGCGGCCGCGCTTCTCGCCGAACACAGCAGTGCAGCCGAATTCTTTCCGCAGGGCGAGCTGCCCGCGAACGCGTTCGACGTGTCCAGTCTTCCGTGGGCCTCGTTCACCGGTTTCACGCTCGACATCCGCGACGCCTGGGACCATCTCGCACCGATCTTCACGCTCGGCCGCTACGTGCGACGAGGCGACCAGGTAGAGCTTCCCCTCGCCGTCCAGATCCACCATGCGGCCGCCGACGGATTCCATACGGCGCGACTCGTGAGCGAACTGCAGGAACTGCTCGCCCATCCGCACTGGATCGACCAGTAG